A stretch of DNA from Pseudonocardia hierapolitana:
CAACGCCCGACCGATCGACGGCCGGCTGGGCACCAGCTGCCGTGCCGGCTCGATGGCTCGCTCGGGATGCCCGTCGGCCAGCTCCAGTCGTGCGAGCACCCCCAGCAGCTCGGGCGGCACCGGGTCGCGGCGGAGGGCGTCGTCGAGCAGCGACCGCGCCCGGCTCGTGTCACCGGAGGCTGTGGCTTGCGAGATCGCGAACGCTCGCACCCCGGGTTCGTCGGGCCATCGCGCGAGCCCGTCTCGCGCAAGGCCCTCCGCCGCTTCGGTTCCCTCGATGCGGTATGTCGACCGGGCCAGTTCGAGGAGCAGGTCAGGGCCAGGGGCGAGGATGTATGCGCGCTCCAGCGCGTCCTTCGCATCATTCGCGGCGCCCCTCGCTTCCCGCGAACGGGCATAGACCCGCCACGCCTGCGCCCGCACCGCCCGGTCGGCCGTCTCGCTCATGGCGAGCTCGACGAGCTTCCGCTCGCCCCGCTCCGGTAGCGCGGCCACCGCTACGCTGGTGGCCGCTTTCACGAGCGCTTCGGTCGCCCTGACCACGTCGCCGTCGTTCGCAGCCATAAGGGCCTGCGCGATCAGCATGTTCGCGGTGCGCCCTTCGTCGCGCGAATGCAGAGCGCGCCTGGTGTCGCGGATGGGGCTGTCGGGTTCTCGGGACACGGTCATCAGGTCCTCCCCCGGCTCGGCCAGAGCTTCTTGATCTTCGCTGCGAACCGCTCCGGGTCTGCGCTGCCGTCGAGGCGCAACCGCCACGCGGCGGTGAGCAGGTCGAGGACGGCGTCCTCCTCCGAGTTCCAGCCCGGACCGGACTTGCCCTCCTTCAGGAAGTCCTGCCAGTGCTGGGACGCGCGCCACCGCTTGTCGTCCGAGCGGTGGATGAACATCCGCGTGTCGAAGTGATCGACCGCCTCGCGGCAGAAGTCGTCCAACCAGTCCCGCTCGGGCGGAGGACCCTCCGCCTCCTCCAGGGCGACCGCCGCTTCCGCCGGGCCGGCGTGCGCCGCGACGGCGGCTTCCCAGATCCGCCACAGGCGGACGAGCTCGTCCGTGAACGTGCCTCCCGCCCCCGCGCCGCTCTCGACCGCCATCTTGATCACCCGGGCCCGGTCGATGTCCCGGGGCTCGGTCGGGGAGTGTGGCACGTCGTAGCCCGGTCCCAGTCGGAGCAGGAGAGCCGCGCAGGCGTAGGCGAACCCCAGCGTGTAGGCCGCGAACGCATCGGCGACGAGCTGGTGGACGTACTCGGTCGTGCGCCGGTCATCCGGATCGGTCTGCTGGTCGTCCCGCACGTACCTCCGCACGAGGGCCACCAGGTCCTCGTCGTTCTGGTCCTTCGCGTAGGCCAGCCCGACCTCGTGGCCCACCAGCGGGATACCCCAGATCGACCACTCCGGGAACCCGAGGAGGACGACGCTCTCGAGCGCGTTGCCCAGTGCGGCATGCCGGGCCGGCAGCGGGAGCGACGACCGCGGCGTCACGCCCTTGAACCGGGTGAGCAGCACGCCGGTCATCTCACACACCCGGTCGTCGAGGCCGGTGTCTCGCAGGGTCAGCCCGCCGAGGAAGTCGACGTACTCGACGAAGATCGGCCGGGCCTTCTCGTCGAGCAGGCTCTGGTAGTCCACCCACTGGGTCCGCCGCTGCGCAGGCTCCTCGTCCCGGATCCTGTCCTTGAGCGACGTGATGTCGCCTTCCACCTCGCTGCATCGCCGGTCGAGGCTGTTCCGGAGCGTGTCGGCCTGATCGGCGATCAGGACCGCCGTCTCGGTCGCCTGCTTGAGGAACCCCTCTGTGTCGGCGACCCTCGCGACGAGCGCGACGACCCGGCCGCGGGCATCGGACAGCCGCCTGTCGAGCCCCGGGTGGGCGTCGTCGAGGAGCTTGACGATGGTCGTCTCGTCCTCCATCGCCTGGATCAGCGCGGCGAGGTCGTTCTGGACCGCCCGCAGCTCGCTCCGGCACGGGCGGATCGCGGTCCTCGCGTTCTCGAGGAACTCCCCCCGCTTGTTGGCGTGGTCGACCGCGACCCTGACCTTCTTGACATCGAGTTGGAGCGCCTCGAGGCGAAGGATCAGCAGGTCGGTGTTCATGGGGATCTCCTCTTGACGACCGCGGCGCAGTACCGGGTGACGAGCAGGCCGACCGCCTCGTCGTCGGCGGGATCGACGCGGTCGAGACGCCACCGCCACGCGCCGTCCACGACGGCGGCGACCGTGGCGTCCTGCGGTGGGACCGGATCGAGGCGCACGAGGAAGCCGGCGACCTCGATGGCGGCGTCGACGTCGCCGTAGACCAGGCCCGGCCGATGCCGCCGCACGGTCCGGACGGTTCGTCGTGCTGCCTCGAGGGCCGCCGGTGACGCGTCAGGCACCCGGCCGAGCAGGGTCCGGGCAAGCGGATCGACCACCCGCTCCCGCATCTGCCGGTAGCCGGCCCGCTTCGTCTCCTCGGTCAGCGCGTCCAGGACTATCCGGGTCACCGCGATCCGGGTGGTCCACGCCGGATGGCTCTGGTTGGCCTGCGTGGCGGCGGGGACCGGCGGAACCCGCAGGCACAGGCAGGCGATGGGGTAGGTCGCCCCGCAGCACAAGGTTGCGACGGCGTCCGCCACCAGCTCGCTCGCATGCGCCTCAGCTCGTGCGGGGGACGTCCCCGCGTCCGCCAGTGCCTTTCCCACCGCCGTCACCGTCGCGGCGAGCGGCCGGTTGTCGGATAGACCCGGATCGAGGTTGCGCAGCGTCGCCGTCGCGTGATGACCGAACTCGTGCGCCAGGAACGGGAGGTCCCAGACGCGCGCCCCGGGGAACCGCATCGCCACGGACGCGCGGGTGTGGTCGACGGACTCCAACTCCTGGGTCTGGCCGAGCACCAGCCCGGGTATCCCGGCCAGTCCGACGAGTTCGTCGAGGAAGGCCTCCGCCGCGTCGAAGGTGCCCTCGGCGAGCCCCGACTCCCGCAGCAGCTGCGTCATCAGCAGGGCCACCAGCTCGTCCACGAGTGCGTCCGCCCTGGCCAGCTCGTCGGTCAACCTCGTCCATCCGTCCTCGGACGCGGCCAGCGCCTGCGCCCAGGTCTGATGTCGGAGGAGCCGGTCCCCCAGTCCGACGCGCCGCGAGTTGGTGCCGGCCGCCGCCGCTCTCGGCAGCAGTCGTTGCAGGTCCGACATGCGCGCTGCCTCGCCTGCCAGCCGCATCCGAAGCAGTCCCGTGCTGTCGGGCATGGTCCTCACGGCGCCACTCCGAGAACGAGGCGGACACCCCGCACGCGCCCGGGGATGTCGGACGCGCCCGTGTAGTCACGGCCCATGACGATCGTCGCGCCGAGGACCAGGACCAGGCCGACCGCCGTGATCGAAGCGGCGTGCGGGACCGTGATCTGCAGCAGCGCCAGGGCAGCGGCCGCGCCGGTGAGCGCGACGGCGACCCGGCGAAGCATGCGGCACAGTTTCGCGAAGCGGTTCGTGAGCTCATCGAGCTCCGCGACCAGCTGCGACCGCTCGTCGTGCGGGTCGCGGCTCCCGAGCTCCTCTCGGACCGCGTCGGCGCCGATCGCCCAGCCGGCGAGGACCGCGGCGTCCTCGTCCTGGCCGAGTCGCGCCAGTACGCCGTCGATTCTGGCCCGGATGCGCTCGACGGCATCGATGTCGACGAGGTGCTGGAGGAGATCGAGGCCTCGTCGCACGGCACGCAGACCCCACCGGGTCAACCGCGCGCCGACGTCCAGCCGGAGGTCGGCGACGAGGTTGCGCAGTGACTCCGGAACGCATGCGACCAGCGGCTTCAGCGTTCGGTCCAGCACCGCCGTCGCGACGTCCGCGGCGGCGTCCGCCATCTCGTCGAGCGTCGCGTGTGCGGCTTCACGCACGCTCGGCGAGGTGCCGGTCGGCCCCGCGTCGAACCGATGGCGTGCCGCAGTCCCGCCATCCTCCAGCTCGATCGAGTCCGCCGTTACGTCCAGGTCGCGGACCGCCGCCTCGAGCCGGCCGACCCGCGAGGGCGACTCGACGGCCGCCTCCGCGGAGAGCAACGTCGTGCCGATGCCCAGCTGCGCGGCAGCGACGGCGAGCAGCTCCTCGTCGGTCGGCTCGGCAGCGTGCGCGTCGAACCTGCTCACCTGGTCCCCGGCCGTCCGACGCGCGCTGGCCTCCAGCCAGTCGACCGCAACATCGAGATCGTCAGCGCCCGACCGGATGCTCTGCAGCACGCTCCGCGCTGCGGCTCCGACCGTGCGGGCGTCGTCGACGGCCCTTGCTGCCTCGCCCATCAGCACCGACATGGCGGGCACCTCCTCGTCCTCGCTGCGGCCTCGCCGGTGAGCCGGCCCGGTCGCAGCGAAGCGGCAGTCCACCGCTCGCCTGCGGAGGGTTGACCCGAGGAGGCGCATCGCCGTACGCCAGATACATCCCAGGCATCGGCGAAGCTCGTCCGGTCCGACGTGGCCGCGGCGGGCGGGCAACCGGCGTCGTCAGGGCGAGCCGAACAGCGCTGAGTGCCATCTCCGCCTCTCGGGCGGGGTGCTGTCCGATCGCGGCCCGCTGCCGGTGGTCGAACGTGTGCCCTGACGGTCTCGGCCGGGGCGCTCCGTTACTCGAGCGCCCGGAGCGATGCCGGCAGCTCGGCCTCCTCGGCGTAAGGACCGACGACCGCGGCCGTCAACGGCGCGGCGAGCAGCTCCGCCGCCAGCGCGGCCACGTCGTCGATCGTGACGGCGCTGATGCGGTCGAGGCTCTCGGTGATCGTGCGCTGGCGGCCGTGGTCGAGCTCGGACCGCCCGATCCGGTTCATCCGGGACGGGGTGTCTTCCAGCCCCAGCACGAGGCCGCCGCGCAGGTTGCCCTGGGCGCGGACGAGCTCGGCGGGGGTGAGGCCGTCGGCGGCCACCTCGGCGAGGACGGCCCGCACGACCGTCGCGACCTCGTCGACGCGCTCGGGAGCGCACCCGGCGTACACCGAGAAGCTCCCCGCGTCGGCGTAGGCCGAGAGCGCCGAGTAGACCGAGTACGCGAGCCCGCGCTGCTCGCGAACCTGCTGGAAGAGCCGGGAGCTCGGCCCGCCGCCCAGAGCCGTGTTGAGCACGGTGAGCGCGGAGCGGCGCGGGTCGTGGCGCGAGAGGCCGGGCACGCCGAGCATGAGGTGCACCTGCTCGGTGTCGTCGGGCCGCAGCACGAGGCGTGGACCGGCCGCCAGCTGCGCGGGTGCCGGGTGGCGCGGGGGCACCGGCACGGCGTCCCCGGCCCGCGCGGACGCGGCGGCCAGCGCGCTCGACACGAGCTCGACGACCTCGGCGTGCACCAGGTTGCCTGCCGCGGCCACCACCATCCGCGGCGTGGTGTACTCACCGCTCCAGAACTCGTGCAGCGTGTCGCGGCTCATCCGCCGGATCGAGTACTCGGAGCCGATCACCGGCCGCCCCAGCGGGTGGTCGCCGAACAGCGCCTCGTCGAACAGCTCCCCGAGCAGGTCCTCGGGGTCGTCGTCGCGCATGGCGATCTCCTCGAGCACCACCCCGCGCTCGATCTCGACGTCCGGCGGCGCCAGGGTGGCGTCGGTGACGACGTCGGCGAGCACGTCCACCGCGAGCGCCAGGTCGGTGTCGAGCACGTGCGCGTAGTAGCAGGTGTGCTCCTTGGCGGTGAACGCGTTCAGGTCACCACCGACCGCGTCGAACTGCTCCGCGATCTCCACTGCGGTGCGCCGATGGGTGCCCTTGAACAGCAGGTGCTCGAGGTAGTGGGCGGCTCCTGCCTGCAGCGGCGACTCGTCGCGCGAACCGATGCCGATCCAGATCCCGAGCGAGACCGAGCGCACGCCCGGCACCGACTCGGTGACGACGCGCAGTCCACCGGGCAGTTCGGTACGCAGAACGCCGCCGGGGGCGGGAGCGACCGCCCCCGCCCCCGGCGTCACCAGGACATCCGTCACGCCGAATCCTCGCTGACGCTCGTCATCGGCGTGACTTCGTCGCTGTGCCCATTGGTCGACCTCGCAAGCTCGGTCAACTCGGCGAAACCGCCTCTGCCTCGTCGTTCTCGGCAGCGCCGCTCTCCGCCGCAGCGCCGTTCTCCGCAGCGCCGCCGGCGTCGGGCGCCTGCGCGGTGCCGTTGGCCGACTCCTCGCTGACCGGGATCAGGCTGATCTTGCCGCGGTTGTCGATGTCGGTGACCTCGACGCGGATCTTGTCGCCGACCTTGACGACGTCCTCCACCTTGCCGACCCGCTTGCCCTGCCCGAGCTTCGAGATGTGGACGAGGCCGTCCTTGCCGGGCACCAGCGAGACGAAGGCACCGAACGCCGCGGTCTTGACGACCGTGCCGAGGAACCGCTCGCCGACCTTGGGCAGCTGCGGGTTGGCGATGGCGTTGATCATGCCGATCGCCTGCTCGGCGGACGGGCCGTCGGCCGCGCCCACGTAGATCGTGCCGTCGTCCTCGATGGAGATGTCGGCACCGGTCTGCTCGGTGATCGAGTTGATCATCTTGCCCTTCGGGCCGATGACCTCGCCGATCTTGTCGACCGGCACCTTGATAGCCGTGACGCGCGGGGCGAACTGGCTCATCTCGTCGGGCCGGTCGATCGCCTCGCCGATGACCTCGAGGATCGTCAGGCGGGCGTCCTTGGCCTGGTTCAGCGCGGCGGCCAGCACCTCGGACGGGATGCCGTCGAGCTTGGTGTCCAGCTGCAGCGCCGTGACGAACTCGGACGTGCCTGCGACCTTGAAGTCCATGTCGCCGAAGGCGTCCTCGGCACCGAGGATGTCGGTGAGGGCGACGTAGCGGGTCTGGCCCTCCACCTCGTCGCTCACCAGGCCCATCGCGATGCCCGCGACCGGCGCCTTGAGCGGCACACCGGCGTTGAGCAGCGACATCGTGGACGCGCAGACCGAGCCCATCGACGTGGAGCCGTTGGACCCGAGCGCCTCCGACACCTGCCGGATGGCGTACGGGAACTCCTCGCGGGTGGGCAGCACCGGCAGCAGCGCCCGCTCGGCGAGCGCGCCGTGGCCGATCTCGCGGCGCTTGGGCGAGCCCACGCGGCCGGTCTCACCGGTCGAGTAGGGCGGGAAGTTGTAGTGGTGCAGGTAGCGCTTGTGCGTCTCCGGCCCGAGCGAGTCGATCTGCTGCTCCATGCGCAGCATGTTCAGCGTGGTGACGCCCATGATCTGGGTCTCGCCGCGCTCGAACAGCGCCGAGCCGTGGGCCCGCGGCACGACCTCGACCTCGGCCGACAGCGGCCGGATGTCGGTGATGCCGCGCCCGTCGATGCGGATCTGGTCGCGCAGGATGCGCTGGCGCACGAGCTTCTTGTTGAGCGACCGGAACGCGGCGCCCAGCTCCTTCTCGCGGCCCTCGAACTTCTCACCCAGCGAGCCGAGCACCTGGAGCTTGACCTCGTCGAGCTTGGCCTCGCGCTCCTGCTTGCCCGCGATGGTGAGCGCGGCGGCGAGGTCGTCGCTCGCGGCCGCCTCGACGGCCTCGTAGGCGTCGGGCTGGTACGCGGGGTAGGTCGGGAAGTTGCCGGTGGGCTTCGCCGCGACGTCGGCCAGCTGCTGCTGGGCGATGCACAGGCTGCGGATGAACGGCTTCGCCGCCTCCAGCCCGGCCGCCACGACGTCCTCGGTGGGTGCCTGCGCGCCGCCGGCGACCAGCTCGACGGTCTCGGTGGTGGCCTCGGCCTCCACCATCATGATCGCGACATCGTCGCCGACGACCCGGCCCGCGACGACCATGTCGAACACGGCCCGCTGCAGGTCCTCGTACTGCGGGAACGCCACCCACTGCCCGTCGATCAGAGCGACGCGCACGCCGCCGATCGGGCCGCTGAACGGCAGGCCCGCCAGCTGGGTGGACGCCGACGCTGCGTTGATGGCCAGCGCGTCGTAGGGGTCCTGCGGGTCGAGCGACATGACCGTGACGACGATCTGGATCTCGTTGCGCAGGCCGTCGACGAACGACGGGCGCAGCGGCCGGTCGATCAGCCGACAGGTGAGGATCGCGTCGGTGCCCGGACGGCCCTCCCGGCGGAAGAACGAGCCGGGGATGCGGCCGACGGCGTACATCCGCTCCTCGACGTCCACCGTGAGCGGGAAGAAGTCGAAGTGCTCCTTGGGCTGCTTGGACGCCGTGGTGGCGGACAGCAGCATGGTCTCGTCGTCGAGGTAGGCGACGACGGATCCGGCGGCCTGGCGCGCGAGGCGCCCGGTCTCGAACCGGACGGTGCGGGTGCCGAAGCTCCCGTTGTCGATGACGGCACTCGTCTCGTGCACGTCGTCCATGGGGTCGGTCATGTGGTCCTTCTCTTCGAGACGTCCCCACGCCGCACCGGCTGATCCTCGGCCTGGCCGGTCTTCGATCGAAGCCCCCGGGACTCGTGTCCCGGGAGCCACTACCGAGGACCGGCGGATCGTCTGCGGCGAGGCGTGGCGTCGTGGAGTTGTCGAAATGTGTGCCGGCCCGGACCGAGGAGCTGGTCCGGGCCGGCGGGGTGTCAGCGGCGGAGGCCGAGACGCTCGATCAGCGACCGGTAGCGCGCGACGTCGACCGAAGCGAGGTACTTCAGCAGCCTGCGGCGACGGCCCACCAGCAGCAGCAGGCCGCGGCGGGAGTGGTGGTCGTGCTTGTGCTGCTTCAGGTGCTCGGTGAGGTCGCTGATCCGCTTGGTGAGCAGCGCGACCTGCGCCTCGGGCGAACCGGTGTCGCCCTCGTGGACACCGTAGGTGTCCAGGATGCTCTTCTTCTGTGCGGCGTCGAGTGCCACGTGGTGCCTCTTCCTTCGTGATGTGCCGTGAGGCCCGCATCCCCTGCGACGGGGGCGGAAGACGGTGCACGGCCGCCACGGACTGCAGCCGGACCCGGTACGCCACGTTACCAGGCACGATGCCCAGCAGGTGTCAGGCCCCTGGGCGACTCGCCGCCTGCCTCAGTACCTCGGCGAGCTCCGGGAAGGTGGGGCCGAGCGCGGCCGCAGCGGCGGCCAGGCGCGCGGGGTCGGACACGCCCCGCAGCACCGCGGCCGCCGTGCCGTCGATGACGGTCCGCTGCACGGGGTGACCGACCGTGCGCGGCCCGTTCCTGCGCGGCCCGCTCGGCCGCTGCCCGTTCCAGTGCCAGCGGGCCTCGGCGATCTCGGCGAGCAGCGCGTCGACGGCTCGACGGTCGGCGGGGGTGCGCAACGCGTGGCAGCGCTGGTCGAGCAGCAGCATCCGGGCGAGCACCGCGGGATCGCCGATCTTCACCCGGCGCGCGCTCACCAGCTGGCTGAGCATCGCCGGGCTCATGCCGAGCGTGCGCGCGAGCCGGGCCTGGGAGATGCCGAGTGCGCCGGTGAGGCGGCGGACCCGCTCACCGAGCGGCGCCCCGTAGAGCTCCCGCTGCCGTTGCTGGTTCTCGATGAGCCAGGAGCTCGTCGCGTCCCCGCCCGTGTCGGCCATGCCCAGGATGCTCGCAAATCCCCCGGCACGTCCGTGGGCGAACGGGGAAACAGGTGCCGGTGTTCGCTGCGCGAGCGCCGCTCAGCCGAGCAGCTCGCGGGTGCGCGCCACGTCCCGGTGCATCTGCTCGACGAGCGCGGCCACGTCGGCGTACCGCTCCTGTCCGCGCAGCCGGTGCACGAAGTCGAGCGCCACCTCGAAGCCGTAGAAGTCCTCGTCCACGTCGAGCACGTACGCCTCGACGGTGCGCACCTTCCCGGAGAACG
This window harbors:
- a CDS encoding M16 family metallopeptidase yields the protein MTDVLVTPGAGAVAPAPGGVLRTELPGGLRVVTESVPGVRSVSLGIWIGIGSRDESPLQAGAAHYLEHLLFKGTHRRTAVEIAEQFDAVGGDLNAFTAKEHTCYYAHVLDTDLALAVDVLADVVTDATLAPPDVEIERGVVLEEIAMRDDDPEDLLGELFDEALFGDHPLGRPVIGSEYSIRRMSRDTLHEFWSGEYTTPRMVVAAAGNLVHAEVVELVSSALAAASARAGDAVPVPPRHPAPAQLAAGPRLVLRPDDTEQVHLMLGVPGLSRHDPRRSALTVLNTALGGGPSSRLFQQVREQRGLAYSVYSALSAYADAGSFSVYAGCAPERVDEVATVVRAVLAEVAADGLTPAELVRAQGNLRGGLVLGLEDTPSRMNRIGRSELDHGRQRTITESLDRISAVTIDDVAALAAELLAAPLTAAVVGPYAEEAELPASLRALE
- a CDS encoding polyribonucleotide nucleotidyltransferase → MTDPMDDVHETSAVIDNGSFGTRTVRFETGRLARQAAGSVVAYLDDETMLLSATTASKQPKEHFDFFPLTVDVEERMYAVGRIPGSFFRREGRPGTDAILTCRLIDRPLRPSFVDGLRNEIQIVVTVMSLDPQDPYDALAINAASASTQLAGLPFSGPIGGVRVALIDGQWVAFPQYEDLQRAVFDMVVAGRVVGDDVAIMMVEAEATTETVELVAGGAQAPTEDVVAAGLEAAKPFIRSLCIAQQQLADVAAKPTGNFPTYPAYQPDAYEAVEAAASDDLAAALTIAGKQEREAKLDEVKLQVLGSLGEKFEGREKELGAAFRSLNKKLVRQRILRDQIRIDGRGITDIRPLSAEVEVVPRAHGSALFERGETQIMGVTTLNMLRMEQQIDSLGPETHKRYLHHYNFPPYSTGETGRVGSPKRREIGHGALAERALLPVLPTREEFPYAIRQVSEALGSNGSTSMGSVCASTMSLLNAGVPLKAPVAGIAMGLVSDEVEGQTRYVALTDILGAEDAFGDMDFKVAGTSEFVTALQLDTKLDGIPSEVLAAALNQAKDARLTILEVIGEAIDRPDEMSQFAPRVTAIKVPVDKIGEVIGPKGKMINSITEQTGADISIEDDGTIYVGAADGPSAEQAIGMINAIANPQLPKVGERFLGTVVKTAAFGAFVSLVPGKDGLVHISKLGQGKRVGKVEDVVKVGDKIRVEVTDIDNRGKISLIPVSEESANGTAQAPDAGGAAENGAAAESGAAENDEAEAVSPS
- the rpsO gene encoding 30S ribosomal protein S15, whose translation is MALDAAQKKSILDTYGVHEGDTGSPEAQVALLTKRISDLTEHLKQHKHDHHSRRGLLLLVGRRRRLLKYLASVDVARYRSLIERLGLRR
- a CDS encoding helix-turn-helix domain-containing protein, which encodes MADTGGDATSSWLIENQQRQRELYGAPLGERVRRLTGALGISQARLARTLGMSPAMLSQLVSARRVKIGDPAVLARMLLLDQRCHALRTPADRRAVDALLAEIAEARWHWNGQRPSGPRRNGPRTVGHPVQRTVIDGTAAAVLRGVSDPARLAAAAAALGPTFPELAEVLRQAASRPGA